The Theropithecus gelada isolate Dixy chromosome 11, Tgel_1.0, whole genome shotgun sequence genome includes a region encoding these proteins:
- the CFAP73 gene encoding cilia- and flagella-associated protein 73: protein MAVPWEEYFRLALQEKLSTKLPEQAEDYVPPVLRLLEKRQELVDADQALQAQKEVFRTRMAALKQRWEQLEQKERELKGSFIRFDKFLQDSEARRNRALRRAAEERHQASRREAEALRLQTQLEELRQERARLQRRLKRLEPCARLLEQALELLPGFQEVPELVARFDGLAQTQAALRLRERERLAELEAARSRLQQLRDAWPDEVLAQGQRRAQLQERLEAARERTLQWESKWIQIQNTAAEKTLLLGRSRMAVLNLFQLVCQHQRQPPTLDIEDTEGQLEQVKLFMQDLSAMLAGLGQAEPAAPAS, encoded by the exons ATGGCGGTGCCCTGGGAGGAGTATTTCCGACTGGCTTTGCAAGAGAAACTGTCTAC AAAGCTGCCAGAGCAGGCTGAGGATTACGTCCCACCAGTGCTGCGTCTCCTGGAGAAGAGGCAAGAGCTGGTAGATGCAGACCAGGCCCTGCAGGCCCAGAAGGAG GTGTTCCGCACCAGAATGGCAGCTCTGAAACAGCGCTGGGAACAGCTGGAACAGAAGGAGCGGGAGCTAAAGGGGTCGTTCATCCGCTTTGACAAGTTTTTGCAG GACTCCGAGGCCCGGCGCAATCGCGCGCTGCGGAGGGCGGCGGAGGAGCGACACCAGGCGAGCCGCCGGGAGGCGGAGGCGCTGCGTCTGCAGACCCAGCTCGAGGAGCTACGGCAGGAACGCGCGCGGCTGCAGCGCCGGCTTAAGCGCCTGGAGCCCTGCGCGCGCCTGCTGGAGCAAGCGCTGGAGCTGCTGCCCGGG TTCCAAGAGGTCCCGGAACTGGTGGCGCGCTTCGACGGCCTGGCCCAGACACAGGCggcactgaggctcagggagcgCGAGCGGCTAGCGGAGCTGGAGGCGGCGCGATCGCGACTGCAGCAGCTGCGGGACGCCTGGCCGGACGAGGTGCTCGCACAGGGCCAGAGGCGGGCGCAGCTGCAGGAGCGCCTGGAGGCTGCCAGGGAGCGTACGCTGCAGTGG GAATCCAAGtggattcagattcagaacacaGCAGCGGAGAAGACTCTGCTCCTGGGACGCAGCAGGATGGCCGTGCTCAACCTGTTCCAGCTAGTATGCCAGCATCAGAGGCAGCCGCCCACCCTGGACATTGAGGACACGGAGGGACAACTAGAGCAG GTGAAGCTGTTCATGCAGGACCTCTCTGCCATGCTGGCTGGCCTGGGTCAGGCTGAGCCTGCGGCCCCTGCCTCCTAG